AGAAAAGTCCGATTTCCGCAAAATCGATGGCGCATGGATGTATGTGGACGGCCAAATCAACCCAGCCGTTGAGCCGCGCCGCGTGCAAAAGGTCGGCCGCAATGACCCCTGCCCCTGTGGTTCGGGCAAAAAATTCAAGAAGTGCTGCGGGGCAAACTAATCTGGGCTACATCCGAGCCCTGTGCTGCGCGATGTAGATCAAGCCGTTCCACATCACAAACACCATCAAAGCCAGGCCGATCAGCCCCGTGATGGCGGTGCAGTTGGTGTCTTCAACACGCAGGCACGAAATAAACACCACCAAGTCGACGATGGACAAGGCCCCGCCAGCGGTGGCTTTGATTAATCTGGGGTTCTTCCAGTTCAGCTTCATGGACTCACACCTGCATTCTGTGCACACTCGCCCCAGTATATAGACAACTGGGTTCAAAATGGATCGTCATTTTAACTGCACTGCGTGTGGAAAATGTTGCCAAGGGTGGCTGCCGCTGACCATCCCCGATGCCTTAGCCCATGCGGACCGATTTCCCTTGTTCATCATGTGGAGCCCGGTGCGCCAAGGGGGCAAATCCTTCGCCCGGACTGAAGAGCTGGGCGTGACGGTCCAGTTGAAAAAGAAAAAACACGCTGCTGTGCGCATGACGCCGTTTTCCTATGTCCCCAGCGGTGTGAACTGCCCGGCTCTGTTGCCCGACGGTCTGTGCGCCGTACACGAGACCAAGCCTCAGCGCTGTCGCACCATGCCTCTGTCGGGTGCCCGCGCAGAAGACGACCAAGGTGATCTGCTGATCCCCAAGGCAGGCTGGACCTGCGACATCACCGAAAACGCGCCATTGGTGTATCAAAACAAATCCATTGTCGAACGAACCGAGTATGAGGCTGAACTCAGCGCCTTGAAAGCCGATGCAACGACACTTAAGGCCTACGGCGAATTTATGTTGGCGGGAAACCCCAAAGTGCGTATGGACGTGGAAAAGATGGCGAATAACCCGCGCGGCGGACATGTGGTGGTGAATTTCTCAACCCTCACCCCCCGCCTGCCCCAAGTCGACATGTTCGCGTTTGCCAAGCTCCAACTCCCCATCATGGAAGACTTTGCACAACGCACCCAAAGTGTGGCGGAGCTCGCCAAAGACCACGCCCGCTACCGCGCGTGTGCGGACGCGTACCGCCGCATGCTCGATCAGGCGTGATTTCGACGGAACAGAGCTTTTTCAAGCTCGACCAAAAACAACACGCTGGAAGACACCAAAACAATCTTCAACCAGTCCGTCCAGCCAATGGCTTGAGTACCAAACAGAGTTTGCAGGGGCGTTAAATACGTAAAGCCCAGTTGGAACACCACCAACACCGCAATCGCCATCAGAACATAACGATTGCCAAACAGCCCGTTCATATTGAGGACTGGGGCCGTGATAAAACGTGCATTGAACAGATAGAAAATTTCGAAATAAATCAGTGTGTTGACGGCGATTGTTCGCGCACGCTCTACACTGGCACCGTTTTCCATTTCCCAAATGAAGAACCCAAACGTGCCGATCAGCAAGATGATCGACACAAACATGATGCGCCACACAAACAACGGGCCCAAGACAGGCTCGTCACGTCCCCTAGGTGAGCGGCGCATGATGTCTGCTTCCGGTGGTTCAAACGCCAAAGACAGCGCCAATGTCACCGCTGTGATCATGTTCACCCACAAAATTTGCAGCGCCGTCAGAGGGAGCTCTTCAAAACCGACCATGACGGCCGCAAGAATGGCTAAGGCTTCACCGCCGTTGGTGGGCAGAATGAACAAGATCGCTTTGCGGATGTTGTCGTAAACCGTGCGGCCTTCTTCAACAGCATTGGCAATGGACGCAAAGTTATCGTCCGCCAACACCATTTCAGAGGCTTCTTTGGCCGCCTCGGTCCCCTTTTCACCCATGGCAATGCCCACATCGGCGCGTTTGAGCGCGGGTGCGTCGTTGACCCCGTCCCCGGTCATGGCCACGGTCAAGTCTTGGGCTTGCAAGGCGCTCACCAGACGCAGTTTGTGTTCCGGGCTGACC
This window of the Magnetovibrio sp. PR-2 genome carries:
- a CDS encoding YkgJ family cysteine cluster protein, with translation MDRHFNCTACGKCCQGWLPLTIPDALAHADRFPLFIMWSPVRQGGKSFARTEELGVTVQLKKKKHAAVRMTPFSYVPSGVNCPALLPDGLCAVHETKPQRCRTMPLSGARAEDDQGDLLIPKAGWTCDITENAPLVYQNKSIVERTEYEAELSALKADATTLKAYGEFMLAGNPKVRMDVEKMANNPRGGHVVVNFSTLTPRLPQVDMFAFAKLQLPIMEDFAQRTQSVAELAKDHARYRACADAYRRMLDQA